A region from the Devosia lucknowensis genome encodes:
- the murQ gene encoding N-acetylmuramic acid 6-phosphate etherase codes for MAKTTLMAELEQLVSEARNPDTLQIDLMSSSEIVAAMNREDARVAAAVHKVLPQVAATVDRIVEAFKVGGRLVYMGAGTSGRLGVLDASECPPTFGVPEGMVIGLIAGGDRALRHPIEGAEDSREEGKRDLEKINLTARDVVVGIAVSGRTPYVIGGLDYARSVGAVTAGLSCNPDSAIARMADIAISPLVGPEALTGSTRLKSGTAQKLVLNMLTTASMIRTGKSYENLMVDLSVSNEKLAARATRILVDATGCSAEDAEKFLVAANNNVKLAILMALTGMSAAEGVTALDNADGFLRRAAAPQQPRAAG; via the coding sequence ATGGCAAAAACCACCCTCATGGCCGAGCTGGAACAGCTCGTTTCCGAAGCCCGCAATCCCGATACGCTCCAGATCGACCTGATGTCGTCCAGCGAGATCGTGGCGGCCATGAACCGGGAAGATGCCCGGGTCGCGGCAGCCGTCCACAAGGTCCTGCCGCAGGTCGCCGCCACCGTGGATCGGATCGTCGAAGCCTTCAAGGTGGGCGGACGCCTTGTCTACATGGGCGCGGGCACCAGCGGGCGCCTGGGCGTACTCGATGCTTCGGAATGCCCTCCGACCTTCGGCGTGCCCGAGGGCATGGTGATCGGCCTGATCGCCGGCGGCGATCGTGCGCTCCGCCATCCGATCGAAGGCGCAGAGGATTCGCGCGAGGAGGGAAAGCGCGACCTCGAGAAGATCAATCTCACCGCCAGGGATGTCGTGGTGGGCATCGCGGTCAGCGGCCGCACCCCCTATGTCATCGGCGGACTCGATTATGCCAGGAGCGTCGGCGCGGTGACAGCCGGGCTCTCCTGCAATCCGGATTCGGCCATCGCCCGCATGGCCGACATCGCCATTTCGCCGCTTGTCGGCCCGGAGGCGCTGACCGGCTCGACCCGCCTGAAATCCGGCACGGCTCAAAAGCTGGTGCTCAACATGCTGACCACGGCGAGCATGATCCGAACAGGCAAGTCCTACGAAAACCTCATGGTTGACCTCTCGGTCAGCAACGAGAAGCTGGCGGCCCGCGCCACGCGCATCCTCGTCGATGCCACCGGCTGCTCCGCCGAAGATGCGGAGAAATTCCTCGTCGCCGCCAACAACAACGTCAAGCTCGCGATCCTCATGGCACTGACCGGCATGAGCGCGGCCGAGGGCGTCACGGCTCTCGACAATGCAGATGGTTTCCTGCGCCGGGCCGCCGCGCCGCAGCAGCCACGCGCCGCCGGCTGA
- a CDS encoding GNAT family N-acetyltransferase: MDLLVNLYSRKMDELATRAADVEATIRVALPPEQHIIKDWVRTHFSEYWVSEVSAAMAHQPPGCLIATVNGQLVGFACYDATARGFFGPTGVSEEQRGKGIGLALFSSTLAAMKAHGYAYAVIGSAGPVDFYVKAAGALPIPSDKEDIYQGLLRITPKTEDQP, from the coding sequence ATGGATCTCCTGGTCAATCTCTACAGCCGCAAGATGGACGAGCTGGCCACACGCGCCGCCGACGTCGAGGCCACTATTCGCGTCGCGCTGCCGCCCGAACAGCACATCATCAAGGATTGGGTGCGCACCCATTTTTCCGAGTATTGGGTCAGCGAAGTCAGCGCCGCCATGGCGCACCAGCCTCCGGGCTGCCTTATCGCCACGGTCAATGGCCAACTGGTCGGCTTTGCCTGCTACGACGCCACGGCCCGCGGATTTTTCGGCCCCACCGGCGTGTCGGAAGAGCAGCGCGGCAAGGGTATCGGCCTTGCGCTCTTTTCCAGCACGCTCGCGGCCATGAAGGCGCACGGATACGCCTATGCGGTCATCGGCTCGGCCGGACCGGTCGATTTCTACGTCAAGGCAGCCGGCGCCCTGCCCATCCCCTCCGACAAGGAAGACATCTACCAGGGCCTGTTGCGCATCACGCCCAAGACCGAGGACCAGCCCTGA
- a CDS encoding glycoside hydrolase family 3 N-terminal domain-containing protein: protein MSSTPLALFVGMPGHELSPSEIAFFRDANPFGLFLFKRNLDNPEQIRRLVGQFKEAVGRAEAPVYIDQEGGRVQRLDNGNWPLYRPLGDFGALARKDLETGKRALRLSSLAMGSMLSDLGLGSGTTPVVDLARPGTHNVIGNRSFGDDPELVTTLGRVVVEAMLEVGSMPIFKHIPGYGRVNVDPHFHCPVVDASVEDMAGSDFRPFVALRDAPWAMVAHLIFSQIDAERPASVSPVVYKMIRRDLGFDGILISDCLTMEALAGTWPERVTACLDAGYDIALHSQGDLAASEAAARAARPLTSDSLARIDRAEKRLGTTRVDVQALHAEVEQIFRENGFA, encoded by the coding sequence ATGTCGTCAACGCCGCTCGCCCTTTTCGTCGGCATGCCGGGACATGAACTGTCCCCGTCCGAGATCGCCTTCTTCCGCGATGCCAATCCCTTCGGGCTCTTCCTCTTCAAGCGCAATCTCGACAATCCCGAGCAGATCAGGCGCCTCGTCGGCCAGTTCAAGGAAGCTGTCGGCCGCGCCGAAGCCCCTGTGTACATCGATCAGGAAGGCGGCCGCGTGCAGCGGCTCGACAATGGCAACTGGCCGCTTTACCGCCCGCTCGGCGATTTCGGTGCGCTGGCGCGCAAGGATCTCGAGACCGGCAAGCGCGCGCTGCGCCTGTCCTCGCTGGCCATGGGTTCGATGCTGTCCGATCTCGGCCTTGGCAGCGGTACGACGCCGGTCGTCGATCTTGCCCGCCCCGGCACGCACAATGTCATCGGCAACCGCTCCTTCGGCGACGATCCGGAGCTGGTGACCACGCTCGGGCGCGTCGTCGTCGAGGCCATGCTGGAGGTTGGGTCGATGCCGATCTTCAAGCACATTCCCGGCTATGGCCGCGTCAACGTCGATCCGCATTTCCACTGTCCGGTCGTCGATGCCAGTGTCGAGGATATGGCGGGCAGCGACTTCAGGCCTTTCGTCGCATTGCGCGACGCCCCCTGGGCCATGGTTGCGCATCTCATCTTCTCGCAGATCGATGCCGAGCGGCCGGCCTCGGTTTCGCCGGTCGTCTACAAGATGATCCGCCGGGACCTCGGCTTCGACGGCATCCTGATCAGCGACTGCCTCACCATGGAGGCCCTTGCGGGAACCTGGCCGGAGCGCGTCACCGCGTGCCTCGATGCCGGATATGACATTGCCCTTCATAGCCAGGGCGATCTGGCCGCCAGCGAAGCAGCCGCACGGGCGGCACGCCCGCTGACCAGTGACAGCCTCGCGCGCATTGACCGCGCCGAAAAGCGCCTGGGCACCACTCGTGTCGATGTGCAGGCCCTGCATGCCGAGGTCGAGCAGATTTTCAGGGAGAACGGCTTTGCCTGA
- a CDS encoding ABC transporter substrate-binding protein, with translation MRMSWIAAASVLALMAASPAQAQETSGNVLTLVSEQTTTFVRNFNPFGQTSARYTTLDFMYEPLVVFNRLKGNEPNYRLAESYELADDLMSITFVLREGLKWSDGEDLNADDVVFTYDYIAKNPALDFISVSALLDSVEKVDDRTVTFHLKEANSLIANTIVGMPIVPEHVWADVADPVTFANENPVGSGPMTEITRFTPQVYEQCRNPHYWDAENLKVDCLRMPQLADNPQVLSALADGSLDWATSFIPDIDNTFVAKDPEHHKYWFTPSSLVSLQLSMITPDENNRKAFTDVNFRRALSMLIDRQTIVDIAGYGYPLVNDDPAALGELYASFANPEAKAQFGQYASFDLEAGMAALDEAGYVDADGDGFRDNPDGTPIVIDFMVPNGWTDWIDAVQIAMETLTEAGLNISMSTPEAAVWTSSLIAGEYSMTLNALASAADPYFPYIRSFNPNDFGKSRFTAPHWENAELSELLAQYTQTKDAAEAKTIMDQAQLIVAENLPIIPIYNSPSFYQYNTSRFTGWADAENPKYSPVVSNANPARLLQLLDLDPVAAE, from the coding sequence ATCAGAATGTCATGGATTGCAGCCGCATCCGTGCTCGCGCTCATGGCGGCATCGCCGGCCCAGGCGCAGGAGACCAGCGGCAATGTGCTGACCCTGGTGTCGGAGCAGACCACCACGTTCGTGCGCAATTTCAACCCGTTCGGGCAGACGTCGGCACGCTACACCACGCTCGATTTCATGTACGAGCCGCTGGTCGTGTTCAACCGCCTCAAGGGCAATGAGCCGAACTACCGGCTGGCGGAAAGCTACGAGCTGGCCGACGACCTGATGTCGATCACCTTCGTGCTGCGCGAGGGCCTCAAGTGGTCCGACGGCGAAGACCTCAATGCCGACGACGTGGTCTTCACCTATGACTATATCGCCAAGAACCCGGCACTGGATTTCATTTCCGTTTCGGCGCTCCTGGATTCGGTCGAGAAGGTCGACGACCGCACCGTCACCTTCCACCTCAAGGAAGCCAATTCGCTGATTGCCAACACGATTGTCGGCATGCCCATCGTGCCCGAGCATGTCTGGGCCGATGTCGCCGATCCGGTGACCTTCGCCAACGAGAACCCCGTCGGTTCGGGCCCCATGACCGAGATCACGCGCTTCACGCCGCAGGTCTACGAGCAGTGCCGCAACCCGCATTACTGGGACGCGGAAAACCTCAAGGTCGACTGCCTGCGCATGCCGCAGCTGGCCGACAATCCGCAGGTCCTGTCGGCTCTGGCCGATGGCTCGCTCGATTGGGCCACGAGCTTCATCCCCGACATCGACAACACGTTCGTCGCCAAGGATCCGGAGCATCACAAGTACTGGTTCACGCCTTCTAGCCTGGTCTCGCTGCAGCTCAGCATGATCACGCCCGACGAGAACAACCGCAAGGCATTCACAGACGTCAACTTCCGTCGTGCGCTGTCCATGCTGATCGATCGCCAGACCATCGTCGACATCGCGGGCTACGGCTATCCGCTGGTCAATGACGATCCGGCGGCCCTGGGCGAACTCTATGCCTCCTTCGCCAATCCAGAAGCCAAGGCGCAGTTCGGCCAATATGCGAGCTTCGACCTCGAAGCCGGCATGGCCGCGCTTGACGAGGCCGGCTATGTCGACGCCGATGGCGACGGCTTCCGCGACAATCCCGATGGTACGCCCATCGTCATCGATTTCATGGTGCCCAATGGCTGGACCGACTGGATCGATGCGGTGCAGATCGCCATGGAAACGCTGACCGAAGCCGGTCTCAACATCTCCATGAGCACGCCCGAAGCTGCCGTCTGGACGTCGAGCCTGATCGCGGGCGAGTACTCCATGACCCTCAACGCCCTGGCGTCGGCGGCCGACCCGTACTTCCCCTATATCCGCTCGTTCAACCCGAACGATTTCGGCAAGTCGCGCTTCACCGCCCCGCACTGGGAAAATGCCGAGCTCAGCGAATTGCTGGCCCAGTACACCCAGACCAAGGATGCGGCCGAAGCCAAGACGATCATGGATCAGGCTCAGCTCATCGTGGCCGAGAACCTGCCGATCATCCCGATCTACAACAGCCCGTCCTTCTACCAGTACAATACCAGCCGCTTCACCGGTTGGGCAGACGCCGAGAACCCCAAATATTCGCCCGTCGTCTCCAACGCCAACCCGGCACGCCTGCTGCAGCTGCTCGATCTCGACCCGGTTGCGGCCGAGTAA
- a CDS encoding ABC transporter permease, with protein sequence MAFLLRRLAFYLAAFLVAATINFFLPRLMPGDPIQIMFASAGSELSLENLNALKLTFGFIDAPLHEQYFAYLKSVFTGDLGRSIKFFPLPVTELLGRALIWTLGLMGIATVISFTLGSLLGVFAAWRRGRLVDSVISLGAIFSSSVPAVVVSLIMLFVFGYTLRWFPNGYAANPLIDPAWNWQYISSVIYHGTLPLLTLVFVLTGGFAVTMRNNMINLLGEDYIVMARAKGLSDNNVMLWYAARNALLPTVSSLAIAIGTILGGSLVTEVVFNYPGLGNTLYQAIIARDYPVIQGQLLIMTAAMLVSNFVVDLSYVLLDPRLKKA encoded by the coding sequence ATGGCCTTTTTGCTACGGCGACTGGCGTTCTACCTCGCGGCCTTCCTTGTGGCCGCGACCATCAATTTCTTTCTGCCGCGCCTTATGCCGGGCGATCCCATCCAGATCATGTTCGCCAGCGCCGGTTCGGAGCTGAGCCTTGAAAACCTCAACGCGCTCAAGCTCACCTTCGGCTTCATCGATGCGCCGCTGCACGAGCAGTATTTCGCCTATCTCAAGAGCGTCTTCACCGGTGATCTCGGGCGCTCCATCAAGTTCTTTCCGCTGCCCGTCACCGAACTGCTCGGGCGCGCCCTGATCTGGACCCTGGGCCTGATGGGCATTGCCACGGTCATCAGCTTCACCCTCGGCAGCCTGCTCGGCGTGTTCGCCGCATGGCGCCGCGGGCGCCTCGTCGACTCGGTGATTTCTCTGGGCGCGATCTTTTCGAGTTCGGTGCCGGCGGTCGTCGTGTCACTGATCATGCTCTTTGTTTTCGGCTATACCTTGCGCTGGTTCCCCAATGGCTATGCCGCCAACCCGCTGATCGATCCGGCCTGGAACTGGCAGTATATTTCCAGCGTGATCTACCACGGCACCCTGCCCCTGCTGACTTTGGTCTTCGTGCTGACCGGCGGCTTTGCCGTGACCATGCGCAACAACATGATCAATCTCCTGGGCGAAGACTATATCGTCATGGCGCGCGCCAAGGGCCTTTCGGACAACAATGTCATGCTCTGGTATGCCGCGCGCAACGCCCTGCTGCCGACGGTTTCGAGCCTTGCCATCGCCATCGGCACCATCCTCGGCGGCTCGCTCGTCACCGAGGTGGTGTTCAACTATCCGGGGCTGGGCAACACGCTCTACCAGGCGATCATCGCCCGCGACTATCCGGTCATCCAGGGGCAGCTGCTGATCATGACCGCCGCCATGCTCGTTTCCAATTTCGTGGTCGACCTCAGCTACGTGCTGCTCGATCCGCGGCTCAAGAAGGCCTGA
- a CDS encoding ABC transporter permease, which produces MSQLLHNKKALVGLIILTIIVLVAIFAPLLTEYSPTRRVGRPHQAPSWDHWLGTTRLGHDVFSRLVHGARVSLAVGFGAGLMITVIGTVLGVIAGYKGGVVDEVINFFTNMVLVVPNLPLLLVLAAFIGQASPLVIAIILGLTSWAWGVRVTRSETLSIRQRDFVKSAEMLGEPAWRIMLFEIFPNLISIVGINFIGSVIFAVITEATLEFLGLGDPNTVSWGIMLYNAQNAAALSVGAWWDILAPCFALAFLGLGLALLNFAIDEIANPRLRTGGMLNRWTRMVRIGEGKL; this is translated from the coding sequence CTGAGCCAGCTCCTTCACAACAAGAAGGCCCTTGTCGGCCTCATCATCCTCACCATCATCGTGCTGGTGGCGATCTTCGCGCCGCTGCTGACCGAATACAGCCCCACCCGCCGCGTCGGCCGTCCACACCAGGCGCCGAGCTGGGATCACTGGTTGGGCACGACGCGCCTCGGCCACGACGTGTTCTCCCGCCTCGTACACGGCGCCCGCGTTTCGCTCGCGGTGGGCTTCGGCGCGGGGCTCATGATCACGGTCATCGGCACCGTTCTGGGTGTCATCGCCGGCTACAAGGGCGGCGTGGTCGACGAGGTCATCAACTTTTTCACCAACATGGTGCTGGTGGTTCCCAACCTGCCCCTGCTGCTGGTTCTGGCGGCCTTCATCGGCCAGGCGAGCCCGCTGGTCATCGCCATCATCCTCGGGCTGACCTCTTGGGCATGGGGCGTGCGCGTCACTCGGTCCGAAACGTTATCCATTCGTCAGCGAGATTTCGTCAAAAGCGCAGAAATGTTGGGAGAACCAGCATGGAGGATCATGCTTTTCGAAATTTTTCCGAATTTGATCTCCATCGTGGGCATCAACTTCATCGGCTCGGTGATCTTCGCAGTGATCACCGAAGCGACCCTGGAATTCCTGGGCCTGGGCGATCCCAATACCGTTTCGTGGGGCATCATGCTCTATAATGCGCAGAACGCGGCGGCGCTTTCGGTCGGTGCCTGGTGGGACATCCTGGCCCCCTGTTTTGCCTTGGCATTCCTGGGCCTGGGCCTCGCATTGCTGAACTTCGCCATCGACGAAATCGCCAATCCGCGGCTGCGCACGGGCGGCATGCTCAACCGCTGGACCCGCATGGTTCGCATCGGGGAGGGCAAGCTATGA
- a CDS encoding ABC transporter ATP-binding protein — MTTPVLSVRNLNIDYVGAETDFHAVKDVSFDIAPGEFFGLAGESGCGKSTIAFAVSRLHRPPALIRTGSEILVEGRNVLELSDDELRKFRWREVAMVFQSAMNSLNPVLTIEAQFYDVLRAHGPIGRAEARARATELLKLVDIAPERLDSYPHQCSGGMRQRIVIAICLALNPKLLIMDEPTTALDVVVQREILQRIDVLRKKLGFAVLFITHDLGLMVQVCDRIGIMLEGELVEVNEAQTIYRQPQHPYTRKLWASMPKLRGEQTRVEASS, encoded by the coding sequence ATGACCACGCCCGTTCTGTCGGTCCGCAATCTCAATATCGACTATGTGGGCGCCGAAACCGATTTCCATGCGGTCAAGGATGTCAGCTTCGACATCGCCCCCGGCGAATTCTTTGGTCTTGCCGGCGAGTCCGGTTGCGGCAAGTCGACAATCGCTTTTGCCGTAAGTCGTCTGCACCGCCCACCGGCGCTGATCCGCACCGGCAGTGAGATCCTCGTCGAGGGTCGCAACGTCCTTGAGCTCTCCGATGATGAGCTCAGGAAATTCCGGTGGCGCGAGGTCGCAATGGTGTTCCAGAGCGCCATGAACTCGCTCAATCCGGTGCTGACCATCGAGGCACAGTTTTACGACGTGCTGCGGGCCCACGGCCCGATCGGCCGCGCCGAGGCACGGGCGCGAGCCACGGAACTCCTCAAGCTCGTCGACATCGCACCGGAACGGCTCGATTCCTACCCGCACCAATGTTCGGGCGGCATGCGCCAGCGTATCGTCATCGCCATCTGCCTTGCCCTCAATCCCAAGCTGCTGATCATGGACGAACCCACGACGGCGCTTGATGTCGTGGTGCAGCGCGAAATCCTGCAGCGCATCGACGTGCTTCGGAAAAAACTGGGCTTCGCCGTCCTGTTCATCACCCATGACCTGGGACTGATGGTGCAGGTCTGCGATCGCATCGGCATCATGCTCGAGGGCGAACTGGTCGAGGTCAACGAAGCGCAGACCATCTATCGCCAGCCCCAGCACCCCTATACCAGAAAGCTCTGGGCCTCGATGCCCAAGCTTCGTGGCGAACAGACCCGCGTGGAGGCTTCGTCATGA
- a CDS encoding ABC transporter ATP-binding protein, whose amino-acid sequence MSDPILALDNVSKVFGRADKPVYAARSVSFALHRGRTLALVGESGSGKTTAARLIMREYTPDEGRLMFRGAPLGKADARALRDYRSSVQMVFQDPFASLNPTHTIRYHLERPLKLHQKGLNSAQRQTAIVDLLERVKLDPKLIMPKFPHELSGGQRQRISIARALAVNPQVIVADEPTSMLDVSVRQGILNLLNDMKAELKLALLYITHDIATARYVADDIMVMYAGQIVEWGAVDKVLDDPRHPYTRLLLSAVPDPDRRFDDVRFADELGRIEEIRKQAALPQPSITEVGENHFFRPIPA is encoded by the coding sequence ATGAGCGATCCCATTCTCGCCCTAGACAATGTCTCGAAAGTCTTCGGTCGCGCCGACAAGCCGGTCTATGCGGCACGCTCGGTGAGCTTTGCCCTCCATCGGGGACGTACATTGGCGCTGGTGGGCGAATCCGGGTCCGGCAAGACCACTGCGGCCCGCCTCATTATGCGCGAATATACGCCCGACGAAGGCCGGCTGATGTTCCGCGGCGCGCCACTGGGCAAGGCCGACGCAAGAGCGCTGCGGGACTACCGATCGTCCGTGCAGATGGTGTTCCAGGATCCATTCGCGTCGCTCAATCCCACCCACACGATCCGCTACCACCTCGAGCGCCCGCTGAAGCTCCATCAAAAAGGGCTCAATTCAGCGCAGCGTCAGACCGCTATCGTGGATTTGCTCGAGCGGGTGAAGCTCGATCCGAAGCTGATCATGCCGAAATTCCCGCACGAGCTTTCGGGGGGGCAGCGGCAGCGCATCTCGATCGCCCGCGCGCTGGCCGTTAATCCGCAGGTGATCGTCGCCGACGAACCGACCTCAATGCTCGATGTGTCGGTGCGGCAGGGCATCCTGAACCTCCTCAACGACATGAAGGCCGAACTCAAGCTTGCCCTGCTCTACATCACCCATGATATCGCCACGGCCCGTTACGTGGCTGACGACATCATGGTCATGTATGCCGGGCAGATCGTGGAATGGGGTGCCGTCGACAAGGTCCTGGATGACCCGCGGCATCCGTATACGCGACTGTTGCTGTCGGCAGTGCCCGATCCCGACCGGCGCTTCGACGATGTGCGGTTTGCCGACGAACTGGGACGGATCGAGGAGATCCGCAAGCAAGCTGCCCTGCCCCAGCCTTCTATAACCGAGGTTGGTGAAAACCACTTCTTCCGGCCTATCCCCGCCTGA
- the dgcA gene encoding N-acetyl-D-Glu racemase DgcA — MSAVLTAAIERFPIAGNFTIARGSKTEALVVSVRLERHGHIGRGECTPYARYGETPETTLAAIEALAPAIADGMTRQDLQSALPPGAARNALDCAFWDLEAKQAGTSVAMLAGIALPKRIETAFTISLGTPDAMADAAAKVAHLPLLKIKLGAAGDAERLGAVRAAAPGTRLVVDANEGWHVDDLEVLLDICRHCRVELVEQPLPAGSDAALASIEHSVPICADESVHALDGLEALAGRYDAINIKLDKTGGLTEALAVASRAEALGLSIMVGCMVSTSLSMLPARLLASRARWVDLDGPLLLAEDRPDGLVYHGGAIQAGASALWGG, encoded by the coding sequence ATGAGCGCTGTTCTTACCGCCGCCATCGAACGTTTCCCCATCGCCGGGAACTTCACCATTGCCCGCGGCAGCAAGACCGAGGCCCTTGTCGTCAGCGTGCGTCTCGAGCGGCACGGGCATATCGGCCGTGGCGAATGCACGCCCTATGCCCGCTATGGCGAAACGCCCGAGACGACGCTGGCAGCGATAGAGGCACTGGCACCGGCGATTGCCGACGGCATGACGCGACAGGACCTGCAATCGGCGCTGCCACCCGGCGCGGCGCGCAATGCGCTCGATTGTGCCTTCTGGGACCTGGAGGCAAAGCAGGCCGGAACGTCCGTTGCCATGCTGGCCGGCATAGCACTGCCAAAGAGGATCGAGACAGCGTTCACGATCAGTCTCGGAACCCCCGATGCCATGGCCGACGCCGCTGCGAAAGTCGCCCACCTGCCGCTGCTCAAGATCAAGCTTGGCGCGGCCGGCGATGCGGAACGGCTTGGCGCGGTGCGTGCCGCCGCTCCCGGGACGCGTCTGGTGGTCGATGCCAATGAAGGCTGGCATGTCGACGATCTCGAGGTGTTGCTCGACATCTGCCGCCATTGCCGCGTCGAACTCGTGGAACAGCCCTTGCCTGCCGGGAGCGATGCCGCCCTTGCCAGCATTGAACACAGCGTCCCCATCTGCGCCGACGAAAGCGTCCACGCGCTGGACGGGCTGGAGGCGCTGGCCGGTCGTTACGACGCGATCAATATCAAGCTCGACAAGACCGGCGGCCTCACCGAAGCGCTCGCGGTCGCAAGTCGCGCCGAGGCACTGGGCCTATCGATCATGGTGGGATGCATGGTCAGCACCTCCCTCTCCATGCTGCCGGCGCGGCTCCTGGCGTCGAGGGCACGTTGGGTCGACCTCGACGGCCCGCTGCTGCTGGCCGAAGACCGGCCAGACGGACTGGTCTACCACGGCGGCGCGATCCAAGCCGGCGCGTCGGCGCTGTGGGGCGGGTAG
- a CDS encoding MurR/RpiR family transcriptional regulator, with amino-acid sequence MGIQSTIEASGDKFTPAMQRVATVIRDQPRIVLEKTISELAQSCGTSVASVVRFCRALGLSGYAQLRMQLATELGKEAAQFGADLMLGAEIAQSDTLQEMASKVASLEILAIDETVSGLDYGALERVVAALDKAERILMFGIGASQFVAQDLHHKLFRIGRNAFLLADPHEAWTAALLSPPGTVALGFSHSGATADTVRFLDIARGAGALTVALTGSPDSPLARAADERLISRARESRLRAGAMVSRIAQLAIVDCLFLGVASQRYEQTVDALKRTRDVTHPK; translated from the coding sequence TTGGGCATCCAGTCGACGATCGAAGCATCGGGGGACAAGTTCACGCCGGCCATGCAGCGCGTGGCGACCGTCATCCGCGATCAGCCGCGTATCGTGCTCGAAAAGACCATTTCCGAACTGGCGCAAAGCTGCGGAACTTCGGTGGCGTCGGTCGTTCGCTTCTGCCGCGCTCTGGGCCTTTCCGGTTACGCCCAGTTGCGCATGCAATTGGCCACCGAACTGGGAAAGGAAGCGGCGCAGTTCGGCGCCGACCTCATGCTGGGCGCGGAGATCGCCCAGTCCGACACGCTCCAGGAAATGGCCTCCAAGGTGGCGTCGCTGGAAATCCTCGCCATCGACGAGACCGTGTCCGGCCTCGACTATGGTGCGCTGGAACGGGTCGTTGCCGCCTTGGACAAGGCCGAGCGCATCCTGATGTTCGGGATCGGCGCCAGCCAATTCGTCGCGCAGGACCTGCACCACAAGCTGTTCCGCATCGGTCGCAATGCCTTTCTCCTCGCCGATCCGCACGAGGCGTGGACGGCGGCGCTGTTGTCGCCGCCTGGCACGGTAGCCTTGGGGTTTTCCCATTCCGGTGCGACCGCTGACACGGTGCGCTTTCTCGATATCGCCCGCGGAGCCGGGGCTCTCACCGTAGCCCTGACCGGCTCACCGGATTCGCCGCTCGCCAGGGCCGCCGATGAACGACTGATCAGTCGCGCGCGCGAAAGCCGCCTGCGCGCCGGGGCCATGGTCAGCCGCATCGCGCAACTGGCTATCGTCGATTGCCTGTTTCTCGGCGTCGCCAGCCAGCGCTACGAGCAGACGGTGGATGCGCTGAAGCGCACGAGGGACGTGACGCATCCGAAGTGA